From the Chitinolyticbacter meiyuanensis genome, one window contains:
- the kdpC gene encoding potassium-transporting ATPase subunit KdpC — protein sequence MKLIRPAVTIFALLTVITGVAYPLAVTAIAEVGFKEQAHGSLIEQDGRVVGSRLIGQSFTDPRYFWGRPSATGPMANNGAASSGSNLGPSNPALHGAVKARVAALRAADPGNTAPVPVDLVTASASGLDPHISPAAAAYQAPRIARLRGVALPQVQALIAAHTEGRQLGVLGEARVNVLTLNLALDALQKTA from the coding sequence ATGAAACTGATCCGCCCCGCAGTGACGATCTTCGCGCTGCTTACCGTCATCACTGGCGTCGCTTATCCGCTGGCCGTCACCGCCATTGCCGAGGTAGGCTTCAAGGAACAGGCCCACGGCAGCCTGATCGAGCAGGACGGCCGCGTGGTCGGCTCGCGCCTGATCGGCCAGTCGTTCACCGACCCGCGCTATTTCTGGGGGCGTCCGTCCGCCACTGGGCCGATGGCCAACAACGGCGCCGCCTCCAGCGGCAGCAACCTCGGGCCGTCCAACCCGGCGTTGCACGGTGCGGTCAAGGCGCGCGTCGCCGCGCTCCGGGCCGCAGATCCCGGCAATACCGCGCCGGTGCCGGTCGATCTCGTCACCGCGTCGGCCAGCGGGCTCGATCCGCATATCAGCCCGGCGGCCGCCGCCTACCAGGCGCCGCGTATCGCGCGCCTGCGCGGCGTTGCGCTGCCGCAGGTGCAGGCATTGATTGCTGCGCATACCGAGGGCCGGCAATTGGGCGTGCTCGGTGAAGCGCGGGTCAACGTGCTGACGCTGAACCTGGCGCTTGATGCACTGCAGAAGACCGCGTGA
- the kdpB gene encoding potassium-transporting ATPase subunit KdpB, translating to MSKQLSLLDPALVKPALVDSIKKLAPQAQWRNPVMFVVYVGSMLVTGLWIAALLGAAEAPAGFILAVALWLWFTVLFANFAEALAEGRSKAQAASLRAAKKSVLAKKLSAPTHDAGYQLADSTELVKGDVVLVQAGDVIPGDGEAIEGVASVDESAITGESAPVIRESGGDFSAVTGGTRVLSDWIVVRISTHPGEAFLDRMIAMVEGAKRQKTPNEIALTILLVALTIVFLLVVVTLLPFSLFAVSASGAGSAITVTALVALLVCLIPTTIGGLLSAIGVAGMSRLMQVNVIATSGRAVEAAGDVDVLLLDKTGTITLGNRQATAFIPAPGVKVSELADAAQFASLADETPEGRSIVVLAKQQFKLRERELASHEVGFVPFTAQTRMSGVDCDGQVIRKGAAEAIRSHVEALGGHFPADASRAVEEVARRGATPLVVADGNRVLGVVELKDIVKGGIKARFAELRAMGIKTVMITGDNRLTAAAIAAEAGVDDFLAEATPEAKLKLIRDTQAGGRLVAMTGDGTNDAPALAQADVAVAMNTGTQAAKEAGNMVDLDSNPTKLIEIVEIGKQLLMTRGALTTFSVANDVAKYFAIIPAAFVATYPQLAALNVMGLASPQSAILSAVIFNALIIVFLIPLALRGVRYRAVGAAALLRRNLLIYGLGGLAVPFVGIKLIDLVLVALGLV from the coding sequence GTGAGCAAGCAGCTGTCGCTGCTCGATCCGGCGCTGGTCAAACCGGCCCTTGTCGACAGCATCAAGAAACTGGCGCCGCAGGCGCAGTGGCGCAACCCGGTGATGTTCGTCGTCTACGTCGGCAGCATGCTCGTCACCGGGCTGTGGATCGCGGCGCTGCTGGGCGCCGCCGAGGCGCCGGCGGGCTTCATCCTCGCCGTGGCTTTGTGGCTGTGGTTCACCGTGCTATTTGCCAACTTCGCCGAGGCGCTGGCCGAAGGGCGCAGCAAGGCGCAAGCGGCGAGCCTGCGCGCCGCCAAGAAGAGCGTGCTCGCCAAGAAACTGTCGGCACCCACGCACGACGCCGGTTACCAGCTGGCCGACAGTACCGAGCTGGTGAAGGGCGATGTGGTGCTGGTGCAGGCGGGGGACGTGATCCCCGGTGACGGCGAGGCGATCGAGGGCGTGGCCTCGGTCGATGAATCGGCCATCACCGGTGAATCGGCGCCGGTGATCCGCGAATCGGGCGGCGATTTCTCGGCGGTGACTGGCGGCACCCGCGTGCTGTCGGACTGGATCGTGGTGCGCATCAGCACCCATCCTGGCGAGGCCTTTCTCGATCGCATGATCGCCATGGTCGAGGGCGCCAAGCGGCAGAAGACGCCCAACGAGATCGCGCTGACCATCCTCTTGGTGGCGCTGACCATCGTGTTCCTGCTGGTGGTCGTCACGCTGCTGCCGTTCTCGCTGTTTGCGGTGTCGGCATCGGGGGCCGGCTCGGCCATCACGGTGACGGCGCTGGTGGCGCTCCTGGTGTGCCTGATCCCGACCACCATCGGCGGCCTGTTGTCCGCCATCGGTGTGGCCGGCATGAGCCGGCTGATGCAGGTGAACGTGATCGCCACCTCTGGCCGCGCGGTCGAGGCGGCGGGCGACGTGGACGTGTTGCTGCTCGACAAGACCGGCACCATCACGCTGGGCAATCGCCAAGCCACGGCCTTCATCCCGGCGCCTGGGGTCAAGGTGTCCGAACTGGCCGACGCAGCACAGTTCGCCTCGCTCGCCGACGAGACGCCGGAAGGCCGCAGCATCGTGGTGCTGGCCAAGCAGCAGTTCAAGCTGCGCGAGCGCGAGCTCGCCAGCCATGAGGTCGGCTTCGTGCCATTCACGGCGCAGACGCGCATGAGCGGCGTCGACTGCGACGGCCAGGTGATCCGCAAAGGCGCGGCGGAGGCGATCCGCAGCCATGTCGAGGCGCTCGGCGGGCACTTTCCGGCCGATGCATCCCGCGCAGTCGAGGAGGTGGCGCGGCGCGGCGCGACGCCGCTGGTGGTGGCCGACGGCAACCGCGTGCTCGGCGTGGTCGAGCTCAAGGACATCGTCAAGGGCGGCATCAAGGCGCGTTTCGCCGAGCTGCGCGCCATGGGCATCAAGACGGTGATGATCACTGGTGACAACCGGCTCACTGCCGCAGCCATCGCCGCCGAGGCCGGCGTCGACGATTTCCTTGCCGAAGCCACACCCGAGGCCAAGCTCAAGTTGATCCGCGATACGCAGGCCGGCGGCCGGCTGGTGGCGATGACGGGCGATGGCACCAACGATGCGCCGGCGCTGGCGCAAGCCGATGTGGCGGTGGCGATGAACACCGGCACCCAGGCCGCCAAGGAGGCCGGCAACATGGTCGATCTCGACAGCAATCCGACCAAGCTGATCGAGATCGTCGAGATCGGCAAACAGCTGTTGATGACGCGTGGCGCGCTGACCACCTTCAGCGTGGCCAACGACGTGGCCAAGTACTTTGCCATCATCCCGGCCGCCTTCGTCGCCACCTATCCGCAACTGGCCGCGCTCAACGTGATGGGGCTAGCCAGCCCGCAGAGCGCCATCCTCTCCGCAGTGATCTTCAACGCGCTGATCATCGTGTTCCTGATCCCGCTGGCGCTGCGTGGCGTGCGCTACCGCGCTGTCGGCGCTGCCGCGCTGCTGCGCCGCAACCTGCTGATCTATGGCCTGGGCGGCCTCGCTGTGCCCTTTGTCGGCATCAAGCTGATCGACCTGGTGCTGGTTGCGCTGGGCCTGGTTTGA